From Toxorhynchites rutilus septentrionalis strain SRP chromosome 2, ASM2978413v1, whole genome shotgun sequence, a single genomic window includes:
- the LOC129764522 gene encoding uncharacterized protein LOC129764522, which produces MDGSEGGGLDTEVSSLSSISEDTTLPDKSDSKNPTPDAPDPDEYQFNDNSIDYDVEYFDEAQDQSSLERTSNDESHADPLSESGTSHSAKLSNDDSQADPLSGPGACHSTKRRKTGKYKKQIRDHTFHSELDELLHGSKENDNQYRFKGTVFEKNFKNQKSFERCGDIMVSGSCVEDVMSKVWQFCLKFIYRGVVFPDASNESGDLKWEDPPTFDDRDKFMIFHNKISKRSIIPSLVDGHTLQTWLTKDVSVILYKYSNVVSTLHKWNQVESQLLRSKTVDRAGAESVGSLNDVKEDLKKRHGKYLSADDVNRGCWANWICSKPLTMRDDLMSHTPPQHIIGLFSTVPVHSDVLLEKARLDFQVASTVNKAYVRVLQDLKDDHRQLMNIASVMGQRITMLEEKQNEYDTMLTAMNSSVSARENKFSVELAQSVTDCVDVDHL; this is translated from the exons ATGGATGGATCCGAAGGCGGTGGCTTAGATACTGAGGTCTCGTCTTTGAGCTCAATCTCTGAAG ATACAACTCTCCCTGACAAAAGTGACTCCAAGAACCCAACTCCGGATGCCCCGGATCCTGATGAGTATCAGTTCAATGATAATTCCATTGATTATGATGTGGAATATTTTGACGAAGCTCAAGATCAAAGCTCTCTCGAAAGGACAAGCAATGATGAATCGCATGCAGACCCTCTTTCCGAATCAGGAACTTCTCATTCAGCAAAGCTAAGTAATGATGATTCGCAAGCAGACCCACTGTCCGGACCAGGAGCTTGCCATTCAACAAAGCGa CGGAAGACAGGTAAATACAAGAAACAAATACGAGATCATACCTTTCATTCTGAGCTAGACGAGCTACTACACGGATCCAAGGAGAATGACAACCAGTATCGGTTCAAAGGTACTGTATTCGagaagaatttcaaaaaccagAAGTCATTCGAACGCTGTGGAGACATTATGGTATCCGGAAGTTGTGTAGAAGACGTTATGAGCAAAGTTtggcaattttgtttgaagtttaTTTATCGTGGTGTTGTTTTCCCGGATGCGTCCAATGAGTCAGGAGATCTCAAATGGGAGGATCCACCCACGTTTGATGACCGTGACAAATTTATGATCTTTCACAACAAAATCAGCAAGCGAAGCATCATTCCCTCCTTGGTAGACGGACATACGCTTCAGACGTGGCTGACGAAGGATGTGTCAGTAATTTTATACAAATATTCCAATGTTGTATCAACGCTTCACAAGTGGAATCAAGTCGAAAGCCAACTCCTACGTTCGAAAACAGTGGACCGGGCAGGTGCAGAATCGGTTGGATCTCTGAATGATGTAAAGGAAGACTTGAAAAAACGGCATGGCAAATATTTGAGTGCCGACGATGTGAATAGGGGATGTTGGGCTAACTGGATTTGCAGCAAACCGTTGACAATGCGAGATGATCTGATGAGTCACACTCCACCACAGCATATCATTGGACTTTTCAGTACAGTTCCTGTCCACAGTGACGTCCTTTTGGAAAAGGCGAGATTGGATTTTCAAGTAGCATCCACTGTAAACAAAGCATATGTGAGGGTCTTGCAAGACCTGAAAGACGATCATCGTCAATTGATGAACATAGCATCCGTGATGGGCCAACGAATTACAATGCTTGAGGAAAAACAAAATGAATATGATACAATGCTTACTGCTATGAATAGCTCAGTATCTGCTAGAGAGAACAAGTTTTCAGTAGAATTGGCTCAATCCGTTACAGATTGCGTTGATGTGGATCACCTGTGA